From Malaciobacter mytili LMG 24559:
ATTATCTCCTCCAATAAAATTAGATATTTCAAAATATATATATCTAGGCAATAATGCTCTTGAACAATTAAATATAATAGAAACTTCTCATAATCCAAGTTTAATAAAGCTTATTAATAATACTTCAACTGCAATGGGAAAAAGACTTTTAAAAGAAAGACTTACTCATCCTGTAAAAGATAGTAAAGAGTTATTAAGAAGATATGCTTTATCAAAAGAGTTATATGATTATCACACTCCAATAGAAAATGAATTAGCAAATATTTATGATATAGAAAGACTTACAAGAAGAATAAAACTTACAAGATTACATCCTTTTGAATTAAACTATTTATATGATTCTTTATTAAGTATTAAAGAGGTTGTAAAATTTATGGAAAACTATAAGTTTTTTACACCTCCTTGTAGCTCTGAAGAGTTACAACTTTTTATTGATTCTATAGATTCTACTTTTGATTTAAATGTTTCTGGTAGATATATGTTAAAAGATGTGGAAGCAAATATGGTTTGTGAGGGGATAAATGTTCAAATTGATGAATTAAATAAAGAAAATGAAATACTTTATTCTAAACTTGAACGATTAAAAGCACATATTTTAACTTATTTAAAAAGTGATGATGAAAATCAAGTAAGTATAAATAGGCTTGATAAAGAAGGATTTTATTTAGGTATTACAAAAAATAGATTTAATTTAATAAAAGATGAGTTATTAAATTCTCATATAATTATTGATGATGAATTATTACTTGTAAAGGATTTTAGTTTTAAAGTACAAACAACAAATGTAAAAATTTCTTGTTGCTTAACAGAGAGTGTATCTGATAAATACGTACATAACTTAAGAAAGATTATAGAATTAAATAAACTTGTATTTAAAGAAAAACTTATAGAATTTGAAAAGAAATTTGCTTTTCTTTTAGAAGAACTTGTACAATTTATTGCTGAAATTGACTTAACGGTATCAAATATAAAAACAGCAAAAAAATATAATTATACTTGCCCTAAAATAGTAAAAACAAAAGATGATGAAAACTTTTTAGAACTAATTGAGCTTAGACATCCAATAATTGAAGCAAATGAAGAACAAGGTATATATGTTCCAAATGATGTGATTTTAGGACAATTGACTTATGCTTCAAAAGAGTATAAAAATAATGTAATTATAAAAAATTCAAATCCTTTAAATATTACTGATAATAAGATGAATGGAGTTTTACTTTATGGTATTAACTCTTCTGGAAAATCTTCTTTAATGAAATCAATAGGAATTGCAGTTATTTTAGCCCAAGCAGGATTTTATGTGCCTTGTAAATCTATGAGATTTTCTATTTTTGATGCAGTTTATACTAGAATTAGTGGAGCTGATAATATTGCAAAAGGGCTTTCATCTTTTGCAGTAGAAATGCTTGAACTTAAAAATATTTTTAATCGTGCCACTAAAAAATCTTTAATCTTAGGGGATGAGATTTCTCATAGTACAGAGACTTTAAGTGGATTAAGTATAGTTGCAAGTGCTATTTTAAAACTTGCAAAATTAGAATCAATTTTTGTATTTGCTACACATTTACATCAACTTCCAGAAATTAAAGAGATAGAAGAATTAAGAAATATTATCTCTTTACATCTTTCTGTTATGTATGAAGATAAAGAAGACAAGCTTATCTTTGATAGAAAATTAGCTTATGGAAGTGGTTCTTCTATGTATGGCTTAGAGTATGCAAGATCTCTTCATATGGATAAAGAGTTTTTAAATGTGGCAAATGATATTAGAAAAAGATTATCTGATGATTATACTAAAGTTGAAAGATTAACTCAAAGAAAAACTTCTAAATATAATAAAGATGTTTATGCTAGTTCTTGTGTAATTTGTGGTAAAGCTTGTGATGATGTTCATCATATAAAAGAACAAGCAAGGGCAAATAAAGATGGCTTTATAGGTCATATAAATGCAAATCATAAATATAATCTTATTCCTTTATGCAAAGAACATCATAAATTAGTACATGAGGGTAAAATAAATATAAATGGGTTTGTTGCAACTTCAAATGGTTTAGAGTTGCACTATACTATAATAGAAAATAATTAACTTTTTTTAAAAAAGTTTCTTATTAATAAAAAAATAAAAAATAAAGCAATAGATAAGTTTAGATAAAAGCCTTGCATATTCCCTTCATTAAAAAAGGTATATGCTAAAGCTAGAAAAATAAAAGATATTATAAGGCACATTATAAGATTTTAAAAGCCTCTTGTAAATCAATAGTTCCTTCATAAAAGGCTTTTCCTACTATTACACCAGAAATATTACCATTGTTTTTACAATTTACAATATCAGAAATATCTTTAACTCCTCCACTTGCAATAGTTTCAATTCCACTAGCTTGTGCAATAGCTTCTGTAAATTCAACATTTACTCCACATAACATTCCATCTTTACTAATATCTGTACAAATAATAGCTTGAACACCAGCATTTGCAAACTCGCGTGCAAGATCTGTAGCTTTCATATTTGAAACCTCTGCCCAACCTTCAACAGCTACCATCCCATCTTTTGCATCAATTCCAACAGCAATTGGGTATTTACTTGCCATCTCTTTTACAAATTGTGGGTCTTTTACTGCAATTGAACCTAAAATTAACCTATCAACACCTAGTTCTACATACATCTTGATAGTCTCTTCATCTCTAATTCCACCACCAAGTTCTATTTTTAAATTACAATTTTCTCTTATTTTTTTTATTTGCTCTAGGTTTGCAGGCTCTCCTGCAAATGCTCCATTTAAATCAACAATATGAAGCCATTTACTCCCTAATTCTTCAAACTTTTTTGCCACTTGCCAAGGCTCATCTGAGTATATTTTTGCACTTTCCATAAGTCCTTTACTTAATCTTACAGCTTTCCCATCTTTTAAATCAATCGCTGGTAATATATCCAAAACTTTTCTCCCTTTTATAAATTAAACTAGACTATTTACAGTCTCTTGTATATCATTGTATTTAAATTTAAAACCTAAACTTAATAGTTTTTTAGGAACCACATCTTGTCCATCTGTTAAAACTTTTGCACCTTCACTAAAAATAAGTTTTAAAACAAATTCTGGAACAGGGAAAAAAGTAGGTCTTTTTACTGCTTTTCCTAAGGCTCTTGTAAGGCCTAAATTTGTAGTTGGTTTTGGAGCAGTTAAATTAAAAGTATCAGCTAAATTATTATCAATTACAAATTTATAAGCATTTAATAAATCATCTATATGAATAAATGAAAAAGCCTGATTTCCACTTCCAATAACTCCACCAAGTCCTAGTTTAAAAGGTGTAAGCATTTTTGCAAAAGCTCCACCTTTTTTACCCAGTACTATACCAAATCTAAAAATAGATACTTTTGTATTTGCTTTTTTAGCTTCTTCTTCCCATCTTTGGCAAAGAGTTGATAAAAAATCATTTGAAAAATTTCCTTTTTCATCATAAGTATCTTTATTATCATAAATACCAACAGCAGAAGTTGAAATAAGTAATTCAGGCTTAGTTTCACTATTATTTATAGCTTCAACTATTTTTGAAGTTGTATCAATTCTACTAGAGTATAGTAATTGTTTATATTCAGGCGTCCATCTACTAATAATATTTGCACCTGCAAGGTTTATTACTATATTACTATTTGCCATAAGTTCTTGAAGTTTTTCTTTATTATTTAAAATATCTCTTGAAATAGCAACTACTTTATATCCATATTTTTGAAAAAAAGTTGTAAGTGAAGAACCTACAAAGCCACTTGCTCCTGTTATTGCTATAGTTTTCATGGTATCTCCTTTATTTTATATTCATAAAATTTTTAAGAATCTTTAAACCATTATCATGGGATTTTTCAGGATGAGGTTGAAATCCAAAAATATTATCTTTGTTTACCGCACTAGCAAAATCATATCCATAAGTAGTTTTACCAATGATATTTTTTTCATTTGTTACTGCATGATAAGAGTGAACAAAGTATAAATAAGGATTTTTTAGTCCTTCAAATAGTTTATGTTCTTTATTTGCTATTGTGTTCCATCCCATATGAGGTATTTTAAAATCTTCATGCATTTTTGATTTATCAAATTTTACAACATTACCTTCAATTAAACCTAAGCCTTTTGTTAATCCAAACTCTTCTGAACTTTCAAATAAAAGTTGCATACCTAAACAAATACCAATCATTGGTTTTCCTGTTTTTGCAAATCCAAAAATTGCTTCTTTCATTCCTGTTGTATTTAAGTGTTCCATTGCATCGGCATAGGCACCAACTCCTGGAAGAATTATTCTATCAAAATTTTTTAACTCTTCAGGGTTTTGTACTATTGTAGCTTTTGTATCTAATAGATGACAAGCATTATAAACACTTGCTAAGTTTCCCATATTGTAATCAATTATTCCAATCACTTTTATTCCCTCTAAATAAAATTGATTATACTAAATTTTAGCATCATCTAAGGTTAAAATAAAATCTTTCTTTTTTATTATTAAAATAACTTAATTTTATATTTATAAATTTATAAAATAATAAATATTTATTGATATAAGTGTTGAAAAAAGCACTTATTTTTAGTTATTTTTTAAAAATAATATTAAGAAAAGATTTGATATACTCTATATTTTTACAAGTATTAAAAAAGTGGAGAGTAATATATGTTTGGAAAAATTAAAAAAAAAGAATTGATTTCTTTTGGTTTAATTTGGGCTTTTTTATTTTTTATAATAGGTTTATATCCACTAGTTTATAGTAAAGATTTAAGAGTTTGGTCTATTATTATTGCAAGTATTATATTAATTATCTTAATTATAAAACCCGAGATTTTAAATAAATTTTATATCATTTGGATAAAATTTGGTGAATTTATTGGAAAATTTATGTCAAAAATAATTATGTTTATTTTATATTTTGGCATATTTACTCCAACTTCTTTTGTTTTAAAAATACTAAAAAAAGATTTGCTAAGAAAAAAAATTAATAAACAAGAGAATTCTTATTGGATTTCAAGAGATACTCAACCCCAATCAATGAAAAAACAATTTTAGGAAAAAAATGTCAATATTAAAAGAATTATGGGATTTTATGAAAGTTAGAAAAAAATATTGGTTAGCACCAATAATCTTTTTAATGCTTATGTTAGGAGCTATAATTGTACTTGCTCAAGGTAGTGCTGTAGCACCTTTTATATATACATTATTCTAAGAGTTTAAATAATGTATATTTTAGGAATATCTGCTTATTATCACGATAGTAGTGTTGCAATTATTAAAAATGAACATATTATAGCAGCAGTCCAAGAAGAAAGATTTACAAGAATTAAGCATGATAGTAATTTCCCAAGTCAATCAATTAAATATTGTTTAAATGAAGCAGGAATAACTTTAGATGAAATTGATTATATTGCTTTTTATGATAAACCTTTTATAAAATTTGAAAGATTACTTGAAACATATTTAACAGAAGCTCCAAAAGGCTTTAAATCATTTTTAATGGCTATTCCTATTTGGTTAAAAGAAAAACTTTTTTTAAAAGAAACATTAGCAAGAGAGTTTACTTTATTATTTGAAGAACTAAATCCAAAAAAAAATGAAAAAGAGTTTAAAGCATTTAAAAAAAGAGTAATTGAAAAGTTTATGTTTAGTGAACATCATCAAAGTCATGCTGCAAGCGCTTTTTATCCAAGCCCTTATGAGGAAGCAGCAATATTAACTATTGATGGAGTAGGAGAGTGGACTACAACATCTATTGCCTATGGAAAGGCAAATAATATTAAATTTTTAAAAGAGATTCATTTTCCACACTCTTTAGGATTATTATACTCTGCTTTTACCTATTATACGGGCTTTAAAGTAAATAGTGGTGAGTATAAACTTATGGGGCTTGCTCCATATGGAAAGCCTATTTATTCTGATTTAATTAAAGAACATCTTATTCATATAAAAGATGATGGCTCTTTTAAACTTGATATGAGTTATTTTAATTATACTTCTGGTTTAACTATGACTAGCAATAAATTTCATAAACTTTTTGGTGGTAAACCAAGAGAAAGTGAAAGTGAAATTACTCAAAAAGAGATGGATTTAGCTGCATCAATTCAAAATGTAACAGAAGAGTTAGTTATAAAATTAGCAAATTACGCAAAAAAACTAACAGGTGCTAAAAATCTTTGCTTAGCTGGTGGTGTGGCACTAAATTGTGTTAGTAATGGAAAAATTTTAAAAGAAAATATTTTTGAAAATATCTGGATACAACCTGCTGCTGGTGATGCAGGTGGGTCTTTAGGCACAGCTTATTGTGCTTACTACCAAGAGCTAAATAATCCACGAACTATTAATTTAAATGAACTAGATAAAATGCAAGGTTCATATTTAGGACCTAAATTTTCAAATGAAGAAATAAAATCTTATTTGGATAAAGTAAATGCAGTATATGAGTTTATAAATAATGAAGATATTCTTATTGATAAAATTTCAACACAATTAGCATCTCAAAAAGTTATTGGATGGCATTGTGGTAGGATGGAATTTGGACCAAGATCTTTAGGAAATAGAAGTATTTTAGGAGATGCAAGAAGCTCAAAAATGCAATCTATTATGAATTTAAAAATTAAATATAGAGAAAGCTTTAGACCTTTTGCCCCCTCTGTTTTAAGAGAAAAAGTAAATGAATGGTATGACTTAAATACACATAGTCCTTATATGTTATTTGTTGCTTTGGTTAAAAAAGAAAAATGTTATAAAATGACTACTGAAGAAAAAAATTTATTTGGTATAGAAAAACTAAATATACAAAGAAGTATAATTCCTGCTGTTACACATATTGATTATAGTGCAAGAATTCAAACTGTACATAAAGAAACTAATCCTAGGTATCATAAATTAATATCTAATTTTGAAGAAAAAACGGGTTGTGCAACGATTGTAAATACTTCTTTTAATGTAAGGGGAGAACCAATTGTATGTACCCCTGAAGATAGTTATAGATGCTTTATGCGAACACAGATGGATATTTTAGTTATTGAAAATTTTATTATTTATAAACAAAATCAACCAAAATACTATAATAAAGAAAATTGGCATAATGAATTTAAATTGGATTAAAATTTTTTTAAATAGGCTAAATTTTAGCATCAGCTAGGGTTAAAGAAAATAAAACTTGGTTGTTTTTATTTTCTAAAGCCTTTTTAGCTTCTAATATTGTACTACCCGTAGTAATTAAATCATCACATAGAATTGTTGTTTGTTTAGTGAGATTTTTTACTTTAAATCTTCTTGGATTTTTTTGTCTATATTTTAAATCTTTTCCCGCATATTTTATATGATTTTGTGCTTTTAAAATATTATATTTAGGCAAAATATATTTTGATTTTAGTGAAGAAGCTAAAATTGCAGTATGGGAAAAATCATGTCTAGTATGGTCATCAATAGCAATTGCAAAAACTTTTTGTTTGTATGAAAAATTTAAAGCAAAGGTTTTAAAAGATAAATAAGCAAGTATTTTATAAACCTTATCTCCATAGAAATAATATTTTGAATTTATTAGTTCTTGAATTTCACTAAGAGCATAAAAAGAGTAGTTAAAAAAACCATCTTCTATCTCTCTTTTATAAAAAGATGGTTGTAAATATCTATTTTGACAATTTTTACAAATAATATAAAAAGATAAATTTTCACATAATATACAATGCATATAAAATAATACTATAAATTATTTAAATAGTTAGTAATGTTAATATAAAAATAATAGATATATAGAAAAATTTATAAATATAAAGTGTAAGATTTAAATGCAATATACAAGAAGTATATAAACATTTAAATCTTAAATTGAGTAAAAATCTTAAATTTAGATTTTTAAAACAGCCATAAATGCCTCTTGTGGCACATTAACTTTTCCTATGGCTTTCATTCTTTTTTTACCTGCTTTTTGTTTTTCAAGTAGTTTTCTTTTTCTTGTAATATCCCCACCATAACACTTAGCAGTAACATTTTTCCCCATAGATTTTACAGTCTCTCTTGCAATAATTGTAGTTCCAATACTTGCTTGAACTGCCACTTCAAAAAGTTGTCTAGGAATTAGTTCTTTTAAGGCTTTGATAAACTCTCTACCCCTTGCAACTGCTTTTTCTTCAGGTACAATAATAGATAAAGCATCAACTATATCTCCAGCAACTCTAACATCAAGTTTTTTTAGATTACCTGGTCTAAAACCTATTGGTTCATAATCAAAAGAGGCATATCCTTTTGTTGTAGATTTTAACTTATCATAAAAATCCATTACAATTTCATTCATAGGAATATCATACTCTAAAAGAACTCTTTTCCCTAAGTAATCCATTTTAATTTGAATAGCTCTTTTTTCATTTAAAAGCTTAATAACATTGCCTAAAAATTCATCAGGAACTAAAATAGTAGCTTTCACATATGGTTCAAAAATAGTTTCTATATAGTTTGGTTCAGGAAGCTCAGATGGATTTTGAATAATTACTTTTTCTCCATCTTTTTTTAATACTTCATATACAACAGTAGGAGCAGTTGCAATTAAATCTAAATCAAACTCTCTTTCAAGTCTTTCTTTTATAACTTCCATATGAAGCATACCTAAAAATCCAGTTCTAAATCCACTTCCAAGAGCAGCTGAACTTTCTGGCTCAAATGAAATTGATGAGTCATTTAGTTGAAGTTTTATTAAGGCTTCTCTTAAATCTTCAAATTTATCAGTTTCTATTGGATAAATTCCTGCAAATACAAAAGGTTTCGCTGGTTCAAATCCATCAATAGGTTCTAAAGTTGGATTTTTTGCATCAGTCATTGTATCCCCAACAGCAATACCATCAAGAGTTTTAAGTCCCAATACAACGATTCCAATTTCTCCTGTTTTTATCTCATTTGTATTTTCTCTTTTAATAGGATGAGGATACATAAGATTTAAAACTGGATGTTGAACTTTTGTGTTCATCATTTTTAGCATTTGACCTTTTTTAATACTTCCTTCATATACTCTAACTAAAGCCAAAGCACCAAGATAGTTATCAAACCAAGAGTCATAAATTAAAGCTTTTGCAGGAGCATTTTCATCTCCATTTGGAGCTGGGATTCTATCAACAATAGAATCTATTAAGTCTTTAACTCCAAGACCAGTTTTTGCACTTACTAAGTTGTGTTCAGTACAATCAAGTCCAATAGCTTCTTCAACTTCTTGTAAAACTCTATCTGGGTCTGCACTTGGTAAATCAATTTTATTTACAACTGGTAATAGTTCTAAATTATTATCAAGAGCAATATATACATTTGCAATTGTTTGAGCTTCTACACCTTGTGTTGAATCAACAATAAGTAATGCACCCTCAGATGAAGCTAAACTTCTACTTACTTCATATGAAAAGTCAACGTGTCCTGGAGTGTCAATAAGATTTAAAATATATTTTTCTCCATCTTTTTCATAGTTTAATCTAACACTTTGAGCTTTAATAGTAATTCCACGCTCTTGTTCTATATCCATAGTATCCATAATTTGTGCTGACATTTCTCTTTCACTAATAGCCCCACACTCTTGAATAATTCTATCTGCTAGAGTAGATTTTCCGTGGTCAATATGAGCAATAATACTAAAATTTCTAATATTTTTTTGCAAAGTAGTTTCCTAAGTTTTGTTAAATTTACGCGATTATATCTAATTTTATGTTAGGGAGTAATTAAGTTTAAGATTAGTAAAAAAGATAGATAAAAATCTATCTTTTTTTTAAGTTATTTTTGAATAGTAGCTTCTACTCTTCTATTTTGAGCTCTACCATCTTTTGTATCATTTGTAGCAAGTGGTTTTGATTCACCATATCCAAAAGATTTTAATCTATTTTCATCAATATTATAAGCTTTTAAAGCTTTTACAGTTGATGCAGCTCTTCTTTCAGATAGTTTTTGGTTATATTCATCACTTCCAATTGAATCAGTATGTGCTTCAATTTTAGCTTTAGTGCTTGGATATTTTTTCATAAATTCAGCAAATTTTTTAATTTTTGAATCATATGAGTTATTGATTTTTGCACTATCAAAATTAAAATTAATATTTAAATCTACTTTTAAAGAACAACCTGTTTCATCTACAATATCACCTTTTGGAGTATTTGGACACTTATCTAATGAATCTACAACTCCATCATTATCTGAATCTAATTCAACAGGTGTAGGCTCAATAACTTTTTGTTCAACAACTGCTGGTTTTTCTTCCACAACAGGAGCAGCTTTTTTACCAAAAGGTATTGCTAATCCAACTGTATAAATTAGATTATTATCACCATGATCAGTTTCAATTAAATGTCTAATATCAGTTTTTAATGCCATGTTATCATTGATTTTATATTTAAAACCTACACCATAGTTTCCAAATAAACCACTTTCATTTTTAAAAGCTTCATTTTGATAAACTTCAACTCCAGCTCCAATTAAAGCATATAAAGAACTTTTAGCTGATAATTCATACTCTTTAATTAAGTTAGAGAAAATTCTTGTTACAGATGTATCTTTATTATCTGAATAATCAACATCTCCAAGACTTGTTAAGAAACCTAATTCAATTTGATCAAACATGCTATTTTCAAGATTGAAGCCTAAACTTAATCCCCCCACTCCATAGTGGTCATCCAAATTCATATTACCTTCAGTTACTACTCCTCCAACAAGTGGAGTAATTTCATATTTATATTCACTTTGCGCAAATACTAAACTTGCACACGCGATTGTCGATAATAACAGTTTTTTCATAATTTTTATCCTTGTAAAAAATAATTTTTGATATTATACCAAAAATTATATTTTATATTATTTAAACATTAAAAATAGTTTAATATTTAAATATTGAGTTTACTGATTCATTATTGTGAATTCTTTTAATTGTTTCACCAATAATCTCAGAAGCCGTTAAAACAGTAATTTTACTAGAAGTTTGTTTTGATGGAATAGTATCTGAGATAACTAATTCATCTAAAACACCATTTTCAATTCTTTCATAAGCTGGACCACTTAATACTCCATGTGTACAACATGCCATCACAGAAGTTGCACCTTTCTTTTTAAGTACTTCAGCTGCTTTAACTAATGTACCAGCAGTATCAACCATATCATCTACAAGGATAACATCTTTCCCATTAACATCTCCAATGATATTCATAACTTCAGAAACATTTGCTTTTTCTCTTTTTTTATCAACAATTACTAAATCATATCCTAATTTATTAGCATAACTTCTAGCACGTGCTACTCCACCAATATCTGGACTTGCAATAATTGGATTAGCTAATTTTTTAGATTTTATATAATTAACAAACATAATAGAACCAAATAAATTATCAACTGGTACATTAAAAAAACCTTGAATTTGTGCAGCATGTAAATCAATAGTAATAACTCTGTTAATCCCTGCTTTTTCTAATAAATCAGCAACAAGTTTTGCAGAAATTGGAACTCTAGGAGCAGCTTTTCTATCTTGTCTTGCATATCCATAATAAGGAATAACAGCAGAAATTGATTTTGCACTTGATCTTTTTAATGCATCAATCATAATTAATAATTCCATTAAATTGTCGTTTGTTGGAGCACAAGTAGGTTGAATAATAAATACATCTTGACCTCTAACACTTTCTGTGATTTGAACAGAAATCTCTCCATCACTAAATTTATTTAGGGTTGCTTCACCTATTGGTTCATTAAGATACTCACCGACTTTCCTAGCAAACTCAGGGTTCGCAGAACCACTAAAAAGTTTAAAACATGACATTATAATTTTCCTTGAATAAAGTATTTATTTTGCGATTTTATCTAAATTCTTCTTATATAGAATTTAGGAATAAAATTATAAAAAATAACTTTTGAAAATGTCTAATTTATATACAAATAAACTGTATATAATATTTTCTAAGGGTGTTATAATGATGATGTTTTTCTAAAAATCGAAAGGGGAAATATGAAAAAAATTAGTTTATACACATGTGCATTACTTTTAAGTGCTTCTACATTAGTAGCAGCAGATTCTATTGATGAAGCATTTAAAAATGGTAAAGTAAGCGGGGATATTACTTTATATACTATAAAAACTGATAATAAAGATGGGGTAAAAAACTCAGGTTTTACAGCGGGAACTATTGGATTAGGGTATGAAACAGATTCTTATAAAGGCTTTAGCGCGAAAATGGCTTTTAGAGGCAATCATGAGTTTTCAGAAGTAGAAGAAGATGATTATGAAAACTCTTTTGTAAACGATGCTATTATAACAGAAGCAAATATTAAATATGCAAATAAAGATTTCTCTTTAACACTTGGTAGACAAGTAATTGATTTAGAGTGGTTAGGAG
This genomic window contains:
- a CDS encoding MutS-related protein; the protein is MRQEVQELLDDKKTLLTKTYFKLQKLFEKKYGKNTLVLMEIGTFFEVYEVNNETEQIGKAKEIAELLNIQLTRKNKSILENSQENPIMAGVPAISFDKHLSRIISEQKYTVVIIRQKGIPPKVSRYLDTVISPGTNFDFVVDQDENNITSLIVDQVKGIYLIGYSAIDVTTGKCYYNEIHGTSEDKFYALDEVFNYMNMHKTNEVVVTFADKNINQKEFIDYLELNLKTFHIGTFRPKINYQNELFKNVFNIQSLLTSIEHLDMERVPLCSESLAILIDFVIGHDSNIVQKLSPPIKLDISKYIYLGNNALEQLNIIETSHNPSLIKLINNTSTAMGKRLLKERLTHPVKDSKELLRRYALSKELYDYHTPIENELANIYDIERLTRRIKLTRLHPFELNYLYDSLLSIKEVVKFMENYKFFTPPCSSEELQLFIDSIDSTFDLNVSGRYMLKDVEANMVCEGINVQIDELNKENEILYSKLERLKAHILTYLKSDDENQVSINRLDKEGFYLGITKNRFNLIKDELLNSHIIIDDELLLVKDFSFKVQTTNVKISCCLTESVSDKYVHNLRKIIELNKLVFKEKLIEFEKKFAFLLEELVQFIAEIDLTVSNIKTAKKYNYTCPKIVKTKDDENFLELIELRHPIIEANEEQGIYVPNDVILGQLTYASKEYKNNVIIKNSNPLNITDNKMNGVLLYGINSSGKSSLMKSIGIAVILAQAGFYVPCKSMRFSIFDAVYTRISGADNIAKGLSSFAVEMLELKNIFNRATKKSLILGDEISHSTETLSGLSIVASAILKLAKLESIFVFATHLHQLPEIKEIEELRNIISLHLSVMYEDKEDKLIFDRKLAYGSGSSMYGLEYARSLHMDKEFLNVANDIRKRLSDDYTKVERLTQRKTSKYNKDVYASSCVICGKACDDVHHIKEQARANKDGFIGHINANHKYNLIPLCKEHHKLVHEGKININGFVATSNGLELHYTIIENN
- a CDS encoding TIGR01777 family oxidoreductase, producing the protein MKTIAITGASGFVGSSLTTFFQKYGYKVVAISRDILNNKEKLQELMANSNIVINLAGANIISRWTPEYKQLLYSSRIDTTSKIVEAINNSETKPELLISTSAVGIYDNKDTYDEKGNFSNDFLSTLCQRWEEEAKKANTKVSIFRFGIVLGKKGGAFAKMLTPFKLGLGGVIGSGNQAFSFIHIDDLLNAYKFVIDNNLADTFNLTAPKPTTNLGLTRALGKAVKRPTFFPVPEFVLKLIFSEGAKVLTDGQDVVPKKLLSLGFKFKYNDIQETVNSLV
- the hisH gene encoding imidazole glycerol phosphate synthase subunit HisH, which translates into the protein MIGIIDYNMGNLASVYNACHLLDTKATIVQNPEELKNFDRIILPGVGAYADAMEHLNTTGMKEAIFGFAKTGKPMIGICLGMQLLFESSEEFGLTKGLGLIEGNVVKFDKSKMHEDFKIPHMGWNTIANKEHKLFEGLKNPYLYFVHSYHAVTNEKNIIGKTTYGYDFASAVNKDNIFGFQPHPEKSHDNGLKILKNFMNIK
- a CDS encoding ComF family protein — encoded protein: MHCILCENLSFYIICKNCQNRYLQPSFYKREIEDGFFNYSFYALSEIQELINSKYYFYGDKVYKILAYLSFKTFALNFSYKQKVFAIAIDDHTRHDFSHTAILASSLKSKYILPKYNILKAQNHIKYAGKDLKYRQKNPRRFKVKNLTKQTTILCDDLITTGSTILEAKKALENKNNQVLFSLTLADAKI
- a CDS encoding DUF5989 family protein — protein: MSILKELWDFMKVRKKYWLAPIIFLMLMLGAIIVLAQGSAVAPFIYTLF
- a CDS encoding SxtJ family membrane protein is translated as MFGKIKKKELISFGLIWAFLFFIIGLYPLVYSKDLRVWSIIIASIILIILIIKPEILNKFYIIWIKFGEFIGKFMSKIIMFILYFGIFTPTSFVLKILKKDLLRKKINKQENSYWISRDTQPQSMKKQF
- the hisA gene encoding 1-(5-phosphoribosyl)-5-[(5-phosphoribosylamino)methylideneamino]imidazole-4-carboxamide isomerase; protein product: MDILPAIDLKDGKAVRLSKGLMESAKIYSDEPWQVAKKFEELGSKWLHIVDLNGAFAGEPANLEQIKKIRENCNLKIELGGGIRDEETIKMYVELGVDRLILGSIAVKDPQFVKEMASKYPIAVGIDAKDGMVAVEGWAEVSNMKATDLAREFANAGVQAIICTDISKDGMLCGVNVEFTEAIAQASGIETIASGGVKDISDIVNCKNNGNISGVIVGKAFYEGTIDLQEAFKIL
- a CDS encoding carbamoyltransferase family protein; the protein is MYILGISAYYHDSSVAIIKNEHIIAAVQEERFTRIKHDSNFPSQSIKYCLNEAGITLDEIDYIAFYDKPFIKFERLLETYLTEAPKGFKSFLMAIPIWLKEKLFLKETLAREFTLLFEELNPKKNEKEFKAFKKRVIEKFMFSEHHQSHAASAFYPSPYEEAAILTIDGVGEWTTTSIAYGKANNIKFLKEIHFPHSLGLLYSAFTYYTGFKVNSGEYKLMGLAPYGKPIYSDLIKEHLIHIKDDGSFKLDMSYFNYTSGLTMTSNKFHKLFGGKPRESESEITQKEMDLAASIQNVTEELVIKLANYAKKLTGAKNLCLAGGVALNCVSNGKILKENIFENIWIQPAAGDAGGSLGTAYCAYYQELNNPRTINLNELDKMQGSYLGPKFSNEEIKSYLDKVNAVYEFINNEDILIDKISTQLASQKVIGWHCGRMEFGPRSLGNRSILGDARSSKMQSIMNLKIKYRESFRPFAPSVLREKVNEWYDLNTHSPYMLFVALVKKEKCYKMTTEEKNLFGIEKLNIQRSIIPAVTHIDYSARIQTVHKETNPRYHKLISNFEEKTGCATIVNTSFNVRGEPIVCTPEDSYRCFMRTQMDILVIENFIIYKQNQPKYYNKENWHNEFKLD